One Candidatus Paceibacterota bacterium genomic window carries:
- the gatA gene encoding Asp-tRNA(Asn)/Glu-tRNA(Gln) amidotransferase subunit GatA — protein sequence MKINLENLTIKSAHDALVHGDFTAVELAETYLAEIKKKNTDLNAYLEIYDDVLLQAKEADKIMKSGKAGMLTGIPLAIKDNILIKGRTASSASKMLEKYLATYDATAIEKLKKSGAVFLGRTNMDEFALGGSTENSAFGVTKNSHDATRVAGGTSGGSAVAVASSIALASLGSDTGGSIRQPASFNGVVGLKPTYGAVSRSGLMAAVSSFDQIGPITKTVTDAEILFHAIRGKDVLDGTTIDEGTYPKLPLKGKKKSIIGVPFSFMKQGGIEKDVLANLDESVKKLESLGHEVKDISLPSMKYCLSVYYILNFAEVSSNLARFDGVKYGLHSEGDNLTKDYFQTRAFGFGKEVRQRIILGTYVLSTGYYDAYYNKANIVRGLLKEDFRKAFETVDLILTPTTPSPAFKIGEKANDPVQMYLADIFTVTANLVGTPAISVPSGFSKTKEGKNLPLGIQFTANHGREELLFAVGKEFLGE from the coding sequence ATGAAAATAAATTTAGAAAACTTAACAATAAAATCTGCACATGACGCTCTTGTCCACGGTGACTTTACTGCAGTGGAGCTTGCCGAGACATATCTTGCGGAAATAAAAAAGAAAAATACAGACCTAAACGCTTATTTGGAAATATACGATGATGTCCTTCTACAAGCAAAAGAAGCTGACAAAATAATGAAATCAGGGAAAGCGGGAATGCTTACCGGAATTCCGCTTGCTATCAAAGACAACATCTTAATAAAAGGACGTACCGCAAGCTCCGCCTCAAAAATGTTGGAAAAATATCTTGCGACTTATGATGCTACTGCGATTGAAAAGCTCAAAAAAAGCGGAGCTGTTTTCCTTGGGCGTACCAATATGGATGAATTTGCTTTAGGCGGTTCAACAGAAAATTCTGCATTTGGTGTGACGAAAAATTCTCACGACGCAACGCGGGTTGCTGGAGGGACGTCCGGTGGTTCGGCGGTGGCAGTCGCTTCTTCCATAGCTTTAGCTTCTTTAGGATCTGATACTGGCGGTTCGATCCGCCAGCCGGCAAGTTTCAACGGTGTCGTGGGGTTGAAGCCCACCTATGGAGCAGTCTCTCGGTCTGGCCTTATGGCAGCGGTTTCATCTTTTGACCAAATTGGTCCAATTACAAAGACAGTCACCGATGCAGAGATTCTTTTTCATGCAATTCGCGGGAAAGATGTTCTTGACGGAACTACTATCGACGAAGGGACGTATCCAAAGTTGCCTTTGAAAGGAAAGAAAAAATCTATTATCGGCGTTCCGTTTTCTTTCATGAAGCAGGGAGGAATTGAGAAAGATGTCTTGGCGAATTTAGATGAGTCGGTAAAAAAGCTGGAATCGCTCGGGCATGAGGTGAAAGATATTTCTTTGCCAAGTATGAAATATTGCTTGTCTGTATATTACATTCTGAACTTCGCAGAAGTGTCCTCAAACCTCGCTCGCTTTGATGGAGTAAAATACGGCCTTCATTCGGAAGGGGACAATCTCACCAAAGATTATTTCCAAACTCGAGCGTTTGGTTTTGGAAAAGAAGTCCGTCAAAGAATAATTCTCGGTACCTACGTTCTCTCCACTGGTTATTACGACGCATACTACAACAAAGCGAATATTGTCCGCGGACTTCTCAAAGAGGATTTTAGAAAGGCCTTTGAAACCGTGGATTTGATTCTGACTCCGACTACTCCATCTCCGGCGTTTAAAATTGGAGAGAAGGCCAATGATCCGGTGCAGATGTATCTTGCAGACATCTTTACTGTAACAGCGAATCTTGTTGGTACTCCAGCAATCTCGGTTCCGTCAGGCTTTTCAAAAACAAAAGAGGGAAAAAATTTGCCTCTCGGCATTCAGTTCACAGCTAATCACGGCCGAGAAGAACTCCTTTTTGCTGTGGGTAAAGAATTTTTAGGCGAGTAG
- the gatC gene encoding Asp-tRNA(Asn)/Glu-tRNA(Gln) amidotransferase subunit GatC — protein MISTQDIEKLANLARIELKDDEKAVLAKEIDGILGYIDEIKTAGSKDIVRAKEPVRNVFRDDKDAHESGAHTDALVAEFPRKEGNYLKVKKIL, from the coding sequence ATGATTTCCACACAGGACATAGAAAAGCTTGCGAATCTCGCTCGAATCGAGCTCAAAGATGATGAGAAAGCAGTACTCGCAAAGGAGATCGACGGTATTTTGGGCTACATCGATGAGATAAAAACCGCCGGTTCGAAAGATATTGTTCGAGCAAAAGAGCCTGTCAGAAATGTGTTCCGAGACGATAAAGATGCACATGAATCCGGCGCTCATACTGATGCGCTTGTTGCGGAATTCCCGAGAAAAGAGGGAAACTATTTGAAAGTGAAGAAGATCTTGTAA